A section of the Deltaproteobacteria bacterium genome encodes:
- the aroA gene encoding 3-phosphoshikimate 1-carboxyvinyltransferase: protein MKEIRPASQIEAVVAIPGSKSMTHRLLIAAALAEGSSVLHRLLSAEDTLLTAQALRCLGVPISWHGQSARVSGNAGVFPPVSGRKEVFLGNSGTSLRLLLSIAALARGEFLFTGTPRLRQRPIGELVAALQKLGAGISFAAAQGFPPVIVSGGGIPGGRVELSGKESSQFLSSLLLAAPYSQEGIRIEITGELVSRPYVDLTVDVMQRFGVTVLRDGYRSFQVAPGGKYQAGEYTVEGDASSASYFWAAAAVTQGAVTTENIYPLASSQGDIGLLDVLEVMGCRVRRSTDRVTVEGGVLRGIELDMAGMPDMVPTVAAVALFAEGKTTIRNVAHLRLKESDRLQAIATEWQRLGARVAERQDGLIIHPGGGLAGAVVDPHDDHRIAMALAVIGLRLPGVIIRNEDCVSKSFPTFWQLWDSLASQGKFHSS from the coding sequence ATGAAGGAAATCAGGCCCGCATCTCAGATTGAGGCGGTCGTCGCCATCCCCGGCTCCAAGAGCATGACTCATCGGCTCCTCATTGCCGCGGCTCTTGCTGAGGGCAGCAGCGTGCTCCACAGGCTGCTCAGTGCTGAAGACACCCTGCTCACGGCCCAGGCGCTCCGCTGCCTCGGCGTGCCCATCTCCTGGCATGGACAAAGCGCCAGGGTCTCGGGCAATGCAGGAGTGTTTCCCCCTGTCTCAGGCAGAAAAGAAGTCTTTCTGGGGAACTCGGGAACCTCGCTTCGTCTCCTCCTGTCCATCGCTGCCCTGGCCCGGGGAGAGTTTCTGTTCACCGGCACCCCGCGCCTGCGACAACGGCCCATAGGCGAGCTGGTGGCCGCCCTCCAGAAGCTGGGGGCAGGAATCTCTTTTGCTGCAGCTCAGGGCTTTCCTCCAGTGATTGTCAGTGGCGGCGGCATACCCGGAGGCCGGGTTGAGCTGTCGGGCAAGGAGAGCAGCCAGTTTCTCTCCTCCCTGCTGCTGGCAGCGCCCTACAGCCAGGAGGGCATCCGCATAGAGATTACCGGTGAGCTGGTTTCCAGGCCCTATGTGGACCTCACCGTGGACGTCATGCAGCGCTTCGGGGTCACAGTGCTCAGAGACGGCTACCGCTCCTTCCAGGTCGCCCCGGGCGGCAAGTACCAGGCTGGTGAGTACACGGTGGAGGGCGACGCTTCCTCAGCCTCTTATTTCTGGGCCGCTGCTGCCGTGACCCAGGGCGCCGTCACCACGGAAAACATATATCCCCTTGCCAGTTCGCAGGGCGATATAGGTTTGCTGGATGTCCTGGAAGTCATGGGCTGCCGTGTTCGCAGGAGCACTGACCGGGTGACTGTCGAGGGGGGGGTGCTGCGAGGGATCGAACTGGACATGGCCGGCATGCCCGATATGGTCCCCACTGTGGCAGCCGTGGCGCTCTTTGCCGAAGGCAAAACCACCATCAGAAACGTGGCTCATCTGCGTCTGAAGGAAAGCGACCGCCTGCAGGCCATTGCCACGGAGTGGCAGCGCCTCGGCGCCAGGGTGGCAGAACGCCAGGACGGCCTCATTATTCACCCCGGCGGCGGCCTGGCAGGCGCCGTGGTAGACCCTCACGATGACCACCGCATCGCCATGGCCCTTGCCGTCATAGGTCTGCGCTTGCCAGGAGTAATTATAAGAAATGAAGATTGCGTGAGCAAATCCTTTCCCACCTTCTGGCAGCTCTGGGACAGCCTGGCATCTCAAGGAAAGTTTCACAGCAGCTAA
- a CDS encoding 3-dehydroquinate synthase II: MKEVWVNADPWEKKLVTTALEAGADAVIVAADRIADVKELGLIKTVADSGDLRWGEDVVRVEIKTAADEDSIVTLSRQKKVLVKTTDWTIIPLENLVARTENILVEVDSIEAAKTALGVLEKGVDGIVINQSDPSTVRQIIRQVKAEQLQLELVEFEIERIRPLGMGDRVCIDTCSMMGSGEGTLVGNSSQALFLIHAESIENPYVSPRPFRVNAGAVHAYVMVPGGKTRYLSELRSGDEVLGVNSAGQTTSLVLGRVKIERRPLLLIEARGPNGPATTICQNAETIRLVAHGGEAISVVKLQPGDVVLGYVEEAGRHFGHKISETITEL, translated from the coding sequence ATGAAAGAAGTTTGGGTAAATGCCGACCCCTGGGAAAAGAAGCTCGTGACCACAGCTCTCGAGGCTGGGGCCGATGCCGTGATAGTTGCGGCGGACAGGATTGCCGACGTCAAAGAACTCGGCCTCATCAAGACGGTTGCCGACAGCGGTGATCTCAGGTGGGGCGAGGATGTGGTCAGGGTCGAGATCAAGACTGCTGCTGACGAAGACAGCATCGTCACCCTCAGCCGTCAGAAGAAGGTTCTGGTCAAGACCACTGACTGGACCATTATTCCCCTGGAGAACCTCGTGGCCCGCACTGAAAACATCCTGGTGGAGGTCGACAGCATCGAGGCAGCAAAAACAGCTCTGGGCGTGCTGGAAAAAGGTGTCGACGGCATCGTCATAAACCAGAGCGATCCGAGTACGGTTCGCCAGATCATTCGCCAGGTCAAGGCGGAGCAGCTGCAACTGGAGCTGGTCGAATTCGAGATCGAGCGGATCAGGCCTCTGGGGATGGGCGACCGGGTGTGCATCGATACCTGCAGCATGATGGGCAGTGGAGAAGGAACGCTCGTGGGCAACAGCAGTCAGGCCCTTTTTCTGATACATGCCGAAAGCATAGAAAATCCTTACGTCTCTCCTCGGCCCTTCCGAGTCAATGCCGGCGCGGTGCACGCCTATGTCATGGTGCCGGGCGGCAAGACCAGGTATCTCTCCGAGCTGAGATCCGGAGACGAGGTCCTTGGTGTAAACAGTGCCGGCCAGACAACCAGCCTGGTCCTGGGGCGGGTAAAAATAGAAAGGCGCCCTCTGCTGCTAATCGAGGCCAGGGGGCCAAATGGTCCGGCAACCACCATCTGTCAGAACGCCGAGACCATACGATTGGTGGCTCACGGCGGGGAAGCCATTTCTGTGGTAAAATTGCAGCCTGGAGATGTGGTTCTGGGCTACGTGGAAGAAGCGGGCCGACACTTTGGCCACAAGATTTCAGAGACCATCACCGAACTGTAG
- a CDS encoding shikimate dehydrogenase has product MWRHLHVRINQHTQLYGVIGSPVGHSLSPSMHNAAFSALQLNAVYLAFEVADLQGCLAGVRALGIRGLSVTIPHKEAVMPLLDSLDHRAACIGAVNTIVNRDGKLVGYNTDGSGALRALEDRISVAGRTCLLVGAGGAARAIGFVLKEGGASITVANRSAERGQALARFLGCSFVPLAQLPKIAADLLVQTTPVGMAPQADQCPVPEDVLRTGMTVMDIIYNPLETRLLQIARSRGCRTINGLAMFVYQGAEQFRLWTGLQPPIEEMQQAVRQALHPGATE; this is encoded by the coding sequence ATGTGGAGGCATCTGCACGTGCGCATCAACCAACACACACAACTCTATGGAGTTATTGGTTCTCCAGTCGGCCACTCCCTGAGCCCCAGCATGCACAACGCCGCCTTCTCAGCTTTGCAGCTGAACGCGGTCTACCTGGCTTTCGAGGTGGCAGACCTGCAGGGCTGTCTCGCAGGGGTGCGAGCCCTCGGCATCAGGGGGCTCAGTGTCACCATACCCCACAAGGAGGCGGTAATGCCACTGCTTGACAGCCTGGACCACAGGGCCGCCTGCATCGGTGCTGTGAACACCATTGTCAACAGGGACGGCAAGCTCGTGGGCTATAACACCGACGGCAGCGGAGCTCTGCGGGCCCTCGAGGACAGAATCTCGGTTGCCGGCAGGACCTGCCTCCTGGTGGGGGCTGGCGGCGCAGCCCGGGCCATAGGCTTCGTTCTCAAAGAAGGAGGCGCCAGCATCACTGTTGCCAACCGCTCTGCCGAGCGGGGCCAGGCCCTGGCCCGCTTTCTTGGTTGTTCCTTTGTTCCTCTGGCTCAACTGCCCAAGATAGCTGCAGACCTGCTTGTGCAGACGACTCCTGTGGGTATGGCCCCGCAGGCAGACCAGTGCCCTGTGCCCGAGGATGTCCTCCGGACAGGCATGACTGTCATGGACATCATTTACAATCCTCTGGAAACCAGATTGCTGCAGATTGCCAGGTCCAGAGGCTGCCGCACTATCAATGGGCTTGCCATGTTTGTCTATCAAGGAGCCGAACAGTTCAGACTGTGGACAGGCCTGCAGCCCCCCATTGAAGAAATGCAGCAGGCTGTGCGCCAGGCGCTGCATCCAGGAGCGACAGAGTAA
- a CDS encoding phosphatidylserine/phosphatidylglycerophosphate/cardiolipin synthase family protein has product MRGTKQKMLIFVGVLALAILVAAFFFIFNPLGLGPEPQTVLSSSFFSRPAGDLSELQLLVDGREAFKEILAAIDAASSSIYIQTYIWKDDHIGRQIVNRLKAAADRGVEVTISKDLLGTVFELADMLRGRPSPVFTRAGLRGYDHIQVETELFRHTDHSKYFIIDKRLVIFGGMNIGDEYHLEWHDYMAVIRGERWAAAFENRVLAGSAWPEPAPFILTVNDRGVTEIRTALVELLDNARENVIIEHAYFSDNKVIAAVKRAAARGVQVAVVLPKKPDTHGCANMVTINKLLTGTTVNAPRIFLYPGMSHAKIILVDGAIAALGSANLTPRSMLTSREVALFVHGKGDCPFIRKLRQQLQADIAQSEQVQEPFELTFVDRIKAVVGKYVW; this is encoded by the coding sequence ATGAGGGGGACGAAACAAAAAATGCTGATCTTTGTGGGCGTCCTGGCCCTGGCCATTCTGGTGGCAGCCTTCTTTTTCATATTCAATCCACTGGGACTGGGTCCCGAGCCCCAGACAGTGCTTTCCAGCAGCTTTTTCAGCAGGCCTGCTGGAGACCTCAGCGAACTGCAGCTCCTGGTGGACGGCAGGGAGGCCTTCAAGGAAATCCTCGCTGCCATCGATGCTGCCAGCTCATCCATTTATATCCAGACCTATATATGGAAAGACGACCACATAGGCCGCCAGATTGTCAACAGGCTCAAAGCTGCCGCGGACCGGGGAGTCGAGGTGACCATCAGCAAGGATCTGCTCGGCACGGTTTTCGAGCTGGCTGACATGCTGCGCGGCAGACCCAGTCCTGTTTTTACCAGAGCTGGTCTCAGGGGATATGACCACATCCAGGTGGAAACCGAACTTTTCCGTCATACCGACCACAGCAAGTATTTCATCATAGACAAACGGCTGGTCATCTTCGGCGGCATGAACATCGGCGACGAATACCATCTAGAGTGGCACGACTACATGGCAGTTATCCGCGGTGAAAGATGGGCGGCAGCCTTCGAGAACAGGGTGCTCGCCGGCTCTGCCTGGCCAGAGCCCGCACCTTTCATACTGACGGTCAACGACAGAGGCGTCACCGAGATCCGCACGGCCCTTGTTGAATTGCTGGACAACGCCAGGGAAAATGTCATCATCGAACATGCCTACTTTTCAGACAACAAAGTGATAGCAGCAGTAAAACGGGCAGCTGCCAGGGGAGTGCAGGTGGCTGTAGTACTGCCGAAAAAACCAGACACCCATGGCTGTGCCAATATGGTCACCATAAACAAGCTGCTCACGGGAACCACGGTAAACGCTCCCAGAATCTTTCTTTATCCCGGGATGAGTCATGCCAAGATAATCCTGGTCGACGGGGCGATCGCTGCCCTGGGCTCTGCCAATCTGACCCCCCGCAGTATGCTCACCAGCCGCGAAGTCGCCCTCTTCGTACATGGCAAGGGCGATTGTCCGTTCATAAGGAAATTGCGCCAGCAACTGCAAGCTGACATAGCCCAGAGCGAACAGGTGCAGGAGCCTTTCGAGCTGACTTTCGTTGACAGGATAAAGGCAGTGGTGGGGAAATATGTATGGTGA
- a CDS encoding extracellular solute-binding protein: MEKWKKRWFSLVLLALGITAFTLITPVQAGKVLKVYTNADVNEMEKWAPEAEKAIGMKIDWSPRMSSNELWSRVQAEAPNFHADMIWGFLNAHALVGTQRGYFLPYKSPVWDDIPAQFKDPEGYWHGYNYWFAAVVVNKDLLKKKNLPKPKSWLDLTNPVYRGEIVMPNPGTSGTAFLSVSAIMQIFGEKKGWDILEKLDKNVAQYTKSGSAPAQLVAQGEYAIGISWDQAIYGRVAKGFPIEGIIPSEGTAYDLESVAILKGCKNLEGARKLIDWLGSKEGMTFIGKFRSKVTRPGVPGLVQLDPELIKYDALWAGENQKRIMSEWKRRFQK; this comes from the coding sequence ATGGAAAAATGGAAAAAAAGATGGTTTTCGCTTGTTTTGCTGGCTCTTGGCATTACTGCTTTTACCTTGATCACACCGGTTCAAGCCGGCAAAGTACTCAAAGTTTATACCAATGCCGACGTGAATGAAATGGAGAAATGGGCTCCTGAGGCGGAAAAGGCCATCGGCATGAAAATCGATTGGAGCCCCAGGATGTCATCAAACGAACTCTGGAGCAGGGTCCAGGCCGAGGCGCCCAATTTCCATGCAGACATGATCTGGGGCTTCCTCAATGCCCACGCCCTGGTAGGCACCCAGCGCGGCTATTTTCTACCGTACAAGTCTCCAGTCTGGGATGACATTCCTGCCCAGTTCAAGGATCCCGAAGGCTATTGGCACGGCTACAATTACTGGTTTGCTGCCGTGGTGGTGAACAAGGACCTGCTGAAGAAGAAAAATCTGCCCAAGCCCAAATCATGGCTGGACCTGACCAATCCTGTGTACAGGGGCGAGATCGTCATGCCGAATCCTGGCACCAGTGGCACCGCCTTTCTTTCCGTCTCAGCAATTATGCAGATTTTTGGAGAGAAAAAGGGCTGGGACATACTCGAAAAGTTGGACAAGAACGTGGCGCAGTATACAAAATCAGGCTCAGCCCCAGCGCAACTGGTGGCCCAGGGTGAATACGCCATTGGCATCAGCTGGGACCAAGCCATCTACGGCAGGGTAGCAAAGGGATTTCCAATTGAGGGCATCATTCCCTCCGAGGGAACCGCCTATGATCTCGAGTCAGTGGCCATACTCAAGGGATGCAAGAATCTCGAGGGCGCCAGGAAACTGATCGACTGGCTTGGCTCCAAGGAAGGCATGACCTTCATTGGCAAATTCAGATCCAAGGTAACCAGGCCGGGGGTGCCCGGACTGGTGCAGCTCGATCCCGAACTGATCAAGTATGATGCGCTCTGGGCTGGTGAAAATCAGAAGAGAATCATGTCGGAGTGGAAGAGGCGCTTCCAGAAATAG
- a CDS encoding iron ABC transporter permease: MKASIENSYFQELVSDTRHFLRKPGLVALTSLAVVLILVFIIFPIGSVLLRSFTVAYPTVTVRCTTAASSSPASQQLAIESIVQAISAIEGIEETRSTVGEHGAEIVVRFHKDWDDLRGLHDIKRALQKLQGPASTTIKSIKYQLGRETVKSLATYGEFFAKSYYYRALRNSIVLAIVTTILVVILAFCFAYLGLHAPGHIRRILRLLGLLPLIAPPFIFALSLILIGGRMGILTRLFHLPFNLYGWPGVITAQVITFLPLGYLLIENVLRSLGTNFDEAASDMGAGSVDILFRITIPLSAPGILKAGLLVFIMSIADFGNPMLIGGGVSFLATDAYFLWISENNLEMAAVFCVFLILPSLVIFIIHQYILAGREYTTVGGKPQQTEQKRISPKIFYPMMAFAAPVAAMIIICFGTILVGAFTKILMIDNSFTLEHFQSTNGFRSLLTSLKFALGAALIAPIIGVTLSYILVRKRIPLKRLLEFMALLGFAVPGTVMGIGYIIFFNSPPLKLTGTFIILIINEAFRNLSVSLEAGVGKLHQIDVAIEEAAIDMGASSFRTFTRVVLPLISSALAAGFIYTFMVGMIAVSAVIFLITPGNNLASLYILAVAEEGFLGMACAISVMLIVVVMACLGALKVLSHYTKTTFF, encoded by the coding sequence ATGAAGGCATCCATAGAGAACAGTTATTTCCAGGAGCTGGTCAGCGACACCAGGCATTTCCTGCGTAAACCCGGGCTGGTGGCTTTGACTTCTCTGGCGGTGGTGCTCATCCTTGTTTTCATCATCTTCCCCATTGGCTCTGTATTGCTAAGGAGCTTCACGGTTGCCTACCCGACCGTTACTGTGCGCTGTACCACTGCTGCCTCGAGCAGCCCCGCCTCCCAGCAGCTGGCAATAGAGTCCATTGTGCAGGCAATCAGCGCCATCGAAGGAATCGAAGAGACGCGCAGCACCGTAGGCGAGCACGGTGCGGAGATTGTTGTCAGGTTTCACAAGGACTGGGACGATCTCAGGGGCCTGCACGACATCAAGAGGGCCCTGCAGAAATTGCAGGGTCCTGCCAGCACCACCATAAAAAGCATCAAGTACCAGTTGGGTCGGGAAACCGTCAAGAGTCTTGCTACCTACGGCGAGTTTTTTGCAAAGAGCTACTATTATCGCGCCCTGAGAAACAGCATTGTCCTGGCAATAGTCACCACCATCCTCGTTGTCATTCTTGCCTTCTGTTTTGCCTACCTCGGCCTGCATGCTCCTGGACACATCAGGAGGATTCTGCGGCTGCTCGGCCTTCTGCCTCTCATAGCGCCGCCGTTCATATTTGCCCTTTCTCTCATTCTGATCGGCGGCCGTATGGGAATTCTCACCAGGCTCTTTCACCTGCCCTTCAATCTGTACGGCTGGCCCGGGGTCATCACCGCCCAGGTCATCACCTTCCTGCCTCTGGGTTATCTGCTCATTGAAAACGTCCTGCGCTCTCTCGGCACCAACTTTGACGAGGCTGCCAGTGATATGGGGGCCGGCAGCGTGGATATTCTTTTCAGGATCACCATTCCCCTGTCTGCCCCGGGAATTCTGAAAGCAGGCCTGCTTGTCTTCATAATGTCCATTGCCGACTTCGGCAACCCCATGCTCATAGGAGGCGGGGTGTCATTCCTGGCTACAGATGCCTACTTCTTGTGGATAAGTGAAAACAACCTGGAGATGGCAGCGGTGTTCTGCGTGTTTCTCATCCTGCCGAGTCTGGTCATTTTCATTATTCATCAGTACATCCTGGCAGGCAGGGAATACACCACTGTGGGCGGCAAGCCGCAGCAGACTGAACAGAAAAGAATCAGCCCGAAAATATTCTATCCTATGATGGCCTTTGCTGCTCCCGTGGCAGCAATGATCATCATCTGCTTCGGCACCATTCTTGTCGGGGCCTTCACCAAGATTTTGATGATTGACAACAGTTTTACCCTGGAGCACTTCCAGAGCACCAACGGCTTTCGCTCCCTGCTCACCAGCTTGAAGTTTGCCCTGGGCGCAGCCCTCATTGCCCCCATTATTGGCGTCACCCTGTCGTACATCCTGGTTCGCAAGCGTATTCCCCTGAAGAGGCTCCTGGAATTCATGGCCCTTCTAGGTTTTGCCGTGCCCGGAACGGTCATGGGAATCGGCTACATCATTTTCTTCAATTCTCCCCCCCTGAAGCTCACCGGCACCTTCATAATCCTGATCATCAACGAGGCGTTCAGGAACCTCTCCGTGAGCCTGGAGGCCGGCGTAGGCAAGCTGCACCAGATAGATGTGGCCATAGAAGAGGCTGCCATTGATATGGGGGCCAGCTCTTTCCGCACCTTTACCAGGGTGGTGCTGCCGCTGATCAGCTCTGCTCTTGCCGCTGGCTTCATCTATACCTTTATGGTAGGCATGATCGCTGTCAGCGCGGTTATCTTCCTGATCACGCCGGGCAACAATCTGGCTTCACTGTATATACTTGCAGTGGCTGAAGAGGGCTTTCTCGGCATGGCCTGCGCCATTTCGGTGATGCTAATTGTGGTGGTAATGGCCTGTCTCGGTGCTCTGAAGGTTCTTTCCCATTACACCAAGACTACATTTTTCTAA
- a CDS encoding ABC transporter ATP-binding protein, translating into MKNSSNSAILELRNITKRFGSLVAVNDVSFSLQRGKLVTFLGPSGCGKTTLLRTISGFLEPDQGEIILDGEEITSLPPNRRDTAMVFQNYALFPHMTVAQNIAFGLRVRKRPKEEIDREVERLLDLMQMAGLGSRKPHELSGGQQQRVALARALSLEPKILLLDEPLSNLDANLRISMRGEIRKLQRNLGLTIIFVTHDQEEAMSISDLLVVMNMGVVRQIGPPTNIYEHPVDEFVANFIGHVNFFPGEVIAVSGKEMSFRISQGTLKVEIPSFPVAVGDRLRAVVRPESIEIVDGDRQPGHKENVIEGVVTETMYIGSIMRVTIAAGEQTVWVDEADPQYSGMLQEGQRVKLILKKRIHMLRD; encoded by the coding sequence ATGAAAAACAGCAGTAATTCTGCGATTCTCGAATTGAGAAACATCACCAAGAGGTTCGGCAGTCTGGTGGCGGTAAATGACGTCTCCTTTTCACTGCAGCGCGGCAAGCTGGTAACCTTTCTCGGCCCCAGCGGCTGCGGCAAGACTACCCTGCTGCGCACCATAAGCGGCTTTCTGGAACCAGATCAAGGAGAGATCATCCTGGACGGCGAGGAAATAACCAGTCTACCGCCAAACCGCCGCGACACCGCAATGGTCTTCCAGAATTATGCCCTCTTCCCCCACATGACGGTTGCCCAGAATATTGCCTTTGGCCTGCGGGTGAGGAAGAGGCCAAAAGAGGAAATCGACAGGGAGGTAGAACGGCTCCTGGACCTGATGCAGATGGCCGGTCTGGGCAGCAGAAAACCCCACGAGCTCTCAGGGGGTCAGCAACAGCGAGTGGCTCTTGCCCGGGCCCTCAGCCTCGAACCCAAAATCCTCCTTCTGGACGAACCCCTGTCCAATCTGGATGCCAATCTGCGCATTTCCATGCGGGGTGAAATTCGCAAGCTGCAGCGCAACCTCGGACTCACCATAATATTTGTCACCCACGACCAGGAAGAGGCCATGTCCATCTCTGACCTGCTGGTGGTCATGAATATGGGTGTTGTGAGGCAGATCGGCCCTCCCACCAACATTTACGAACATCCCGTGGACGAGTTCGTCGCCAACTTTATCGGCCACGTCAACTTTTTCCCGGGAGAAGTGATCGCCGTCTCCGGCAAGGAAATGTCCTTCAGGATCTCGCAGGGAACCCTGAAAGTGGAGATTCCTTCATTCCCGGTGGCCGTGGGGGACAGGTTGAGGGCCGTGGTGAGACCTGAGTCCATAGAAATAGTGGACGGAGATCGACAGCCTGGCCACAAAGAAAATGTAATCGAGGGAGTAGTAACCGAGACCATGTACATTGGCTCGATCATGCGGGTGACTATTGCTGCTGGCGAGCAAACTGTCTGGGTGGATGAAGCAGATCCACAATACAGCGGCATGCTTCAGGAAGGCCAGAGGGTGAAATTGATTCTGAAAAAAAGGATCCATATGCTGCGGGATTGA
- a CDS encoding class I fructose-bisphosphate aldolase family protein, whose protein sequence is MIGKDIRLERIINRNTAKSVIVPMDHGVSSGPILGITDMKEAMSQVADGGANAVVVHKGMVARGHRKSGPDMGLIVHLSGSTSLSPEPNAKTLVCTVTEAIRLGADGVSVHVNIGNGREKEMLADLGRVAREAAEWGMPLLAMIYPRGEKIRDEYDVEAVKHAARVGAELGADVVKVSYTGSPESFRQVVEGCHVPVIIAGGPKMESDLAILQMVKGAKEAGAAGTSIGRNVFQHQNPTRIVGALCMIMHEDSPVEEALAYLSGD, encoded by the coding sequence ATGATTGGCAAAGACATTCGCTTGGAGAGAATTATCAACAGGAACACGGCCAAGAGCGTCATCGTACCCATGGACCATGGCGTAAGCTCCGGACCGATCCTCGGCATCACAGACATGAAAGAGGCCATGAGCCAGGTGGCTGACGGCGGTGCTAATGCGGTGGTGGTGCACAAAGGAATGGTGGCCCGGGGACACCGCAAGAGCGGTCCGGACATGGGCTTGATTGTCCACCTGTCTGGCAGCACCTCTCTGTCGCCCGAACCCAACGCCAAGACCCTTGTCTGCACAGTAACGGAGGCAATCAGACTCGGAGCTGACGGGGTGTCCGTTCATGTAAACATCGGCAACGGCCGCGAGAAAGAAATGCTGGCTGACCTGGGAAGGGTTGCCCGCGAGGCCGCTGAGTGGGGTATGCCTCTGCTGGCCATGATTTATCCCCGCGGAGAAAAAATCAGGGACGAGTACGATGTGGAGGCAGTAAAGCACGCTGCCCGTGTAGGCGCCGAGCTCGGCGCCGATGTGGTAAAGGTCTCCTATACAGGCAGCCCTGAATCTTTCCGACAGGTGGTGGAGGGCTGCCATGTGCCGGTCATCATTGCTGGAGGCCCCAAAATGGAGTCTGACCTGGCCATCCTGCAGATGGTAAAGGGCGCCAAGGAAGCAGGTGCTGCTGGCACCTCGATAGGCCGCAACGTGTTCCAGCACCAGAATCCCACCCGGATCGTCGGGGCTCTCTGTATGATAATGCACGAGGACAGTCCCGTGGAGGAGGCCCTGGCCTATCTCAGTGGCGACTAG
- a CDS encoding shikimate kinase — protein MNIVLIGYRCSGKTSVGRLLADRLRRTFLDTDVLIEQKCGRSIQAIVAEQGWDHFRRLESEVVEDLGSRDNLVVATGGGVVTRPQNVAALRRHSRLVWLKADAATLLQRMTADDRQTSTRPPLLGDDSSTEIETVLAQRTPLYEKAAHLIVDSSGLSIPQVVEAIITALPRMLEAEQPSAKAAGPAAGQTGCGRQESLAAGSDADAQRKRQAGLQTLQFPACCFSHQCFACYYPGGFYYCSRPEPPT, from the coding sequence ATGAACATAGTTCTCATAGGATATCGCTGCAGTGGCAAGACCTCCGTAGGCCGCCTTCTTGCGGATAGATTGCGCCGAACCTTTCTGGACACTGATGTGCTTATTGAACAGAAATGTGGCAGGAGCATCCAGGCCATTGTTGCTGAGCAAGGCTGGGACCACTTTCGCCGGCTCGAAAGCGAGGTGGTCGAAGATCTCGGCTCCAGGGACAATCTGGTCGTTGCCACTGGCGGCGGTGTGGTGACCAGGCCGCAAAATGTGGCGGCCCTGCGGCGCCACAGCAGACTTGTCTGGTTGAAGGCGGATGCGGCCACACTGCTGCAAAGAATGACCGCAGATGACAGGCAGACTTCTACCAGACCTCCCCTGCTCGGCGACGATTCCAGCACTGAAATTGAAACCGTCCTGGCCCAGAGAACACCCCTGTATGAGAAAGCGGCCCACCTGATTGTGGACAGCAGTGGTCTCAGCATCCCTCAGGTTGTGGAAGCCATCATCACTGCCCTGCCAAGGATGCTCGAAGCAGAACAGCCGTCAGCAAAGGCGGCAGGACCGGCGGCTGGGCAGACCGGCTGCGGCAGACAGGAATCACTTGCTGCCGGCTCCGACGCAGACGCCCAGCGCAAGCGCCAGGCTGGGCTGCAAACTCTGCAATTCCCGGCTTGCTGCTTCTCTCATCAGTGCTTTGCCTGCTATTATCCGGGAGGTTTTTATTATTGCAGCCGCCCTGAGCCGCCCACCTGA
- a CDS encoding type II toxin-antitoxin system VapC family toxin has protein sequence MIAYFDTSSIVKWFFDEPYCQLARDVKSNAKTVVTSLIAFPEFLSAVNRATRDDRCLKTDMESIRQEFLRIWPDFQWITVNEGLVKRSAELIFLHDLRSFDAIHLASALVLKEESAAMEVFFSCFDRNLNRAALEHGFMIHRFD, from the coding sequence ATGATCGCCTATTTTGATACCAGCAGTATTGTAAAATGGTTCTTTGACGAACCTTACTGCCAACTGGCACGGGATGTCAAAAGCAATGCAAAAACAGTGGTCACTTCCCTTATTGCATTTCCGGAGTTTCTCTCGGCTGTGAACCGCGCCACGAGAGATGATAGATGCCTCAAAACTGACATGGAGTCCATACGGCAAGAATTCCTGCGAATCTGGCCAGACTTTCAATGGATCACTGTGAATGAAGGGCTGGTAAAGCGATCGGCTGAGCTGATCTTTTTGCACGATTTGAGATCCTTCGACGCCATTCATCTAGCGTCAGCCCTTGTCTTGAAGGAAGAAAGCGCTGCAATGGAGGTGTTCTTCTCCTGCTTTGACCGGAATCTTAATCGAGCCGCTCTCGAGCATGGATTCATGATACATCGGTTTGACTAG
- a CDS encoding type II toxin-antitoxin system prevent-host-death family antitoxin, with the protein METIGVKELKNNLSRILKMVEQGKVIRVLRHGKDVVELRPIVKDEEQNLIDRLRSKGLLKGGTGKIGQVRTVANQKPHQPVSDLVVQDRR; encoded by the coding sequence ATGGAGACCATAGGAGTAAAAGAACTCAAGAATAACCTCAGTCGTATCTTGAAGATGGTTGAACAGGGAAAGGTCATCAGGGTACTCCGTCACGGAAAAGATGTGGTGGAGTTGAGACCGATTGTGAAAGACGAGGAGCAAAATCTCATAGATCGTCTTCGCAGCAAGGGTCTTCTAAAAGGAGGTACCGGGAAAATCGGCCAGGTGCGCACCGTTGCCAACCAGAAACCTCACCAGCCTGTGTCAGACCTGGTGGTACAGGATCGAAGATGA